In one window of Fictibacillus phosphorivorans DNA:
- the rlmN gene encoding 23S rRNA (adenine(2503)-C(2))-methyltransferase RlmN — MLKPLTEKQTKPNIKPSIFSLELHELEAWLTDIREPKFRGKQIFEWLYKKRVSSFEEMTNLPLGLREKLEKDFYIKPLKEVVRQESSDGTIKFLFELQDGYSIETVLMRHEYGNSICVTTQVGCRLGCTFCASTLGGLKRNLLAGEIVAQVLQVQRALDETEERVSSVVVMGIGEPFDNYEGLMSFLKIINHDQGLNIGARHITISTSGVVPYIYKFADEGMQINFAISLHAPNTETRSRLMPVNRMYPLNELMDSIRYYIKKTGRRVTFEYGLFGKVNDSIEHANELADLIKDIKCHVNLIPVNYVPERDYVRTPKTQIFKFLETLTSRGINATIRREQGHDIDAACGQLRAKERKEETR, encoded by the coding sequence ATGCTTAAACCTTTAACAGAGAAACAAACAAAACCAAATATCAAACCTTCTATCTTTTCTTTAGAACTTCATGAGTTAGAAGCGTGGCTTACAGATATAAGAGAACCAAAATTCAGAGGAAAACAAATCTTTGAATGGCTGTATAAAAAACGTGTGTCTTCTTTCGAGGAGATGACGAACCTTCCTTTAGGTCTTCGTGAGAAGCTTGAGAAAGATTTTTATATCAAACCGTTAAAAGAAGTTGTGCGTCAAGAGTCTTCAGATGGCACGATTAAATTCTTATTTGAGCTACAAGACGGCTATTCGATCGAAACGGTTCTCATGAGACATGAATATGGAAATAGTATTTGTGTTACTACTCAAGTAGGATGCCGTTTAGGTTGTACGTTCTGCGCTTCTACATTAGGTGGACTGAAACGTAATCTTCTAGCTGGTGAGATCGTGGCTCAAGTTCTACAAGTTCAGCGTGCACTTGATGAAACAGAAGAAAGAGTAAGTTCAGTAGTTGTTATGGGAATAGGTGAGCCTTTCGATAACTATGAAGGACTTATGTCGTTCCTGAAGATTATCAACCACGATCAAGGGCTTAATATCGGAGCTCGACACATTACGATCTCAACGAGTGGTGTTGTGCCATACATCTACAAGTTCGCAGACGAAGGGATGCAGATTAATTTTGCGATCTCCTTGCATGCGCCGAACACAGAGACGAGAAGCCGATTGATGCCGGTAAACAGAATGTATCCGTTGAACGAATTAATGGATTCTATTCGCTATTACATTAAAAAGACAGGACGCCGTGTGACGTTTGAATATGGTCTGTTCGGTAAAGTTAACGATTCAATAGAACATGCGAACGAATTAGCTGATCTGATCAAAGATATTAAGTGTCACGTAAATCTTATTCCAGTAAACTATGTACCAGAAAGAGACTATGTCCGAACACCAAAAACACAAATTTTTAAGTTCTTAGAGACGTTAACCTCCAGAGGCATTAATGCCACCATCAGAAGAGAACAAGGACATGACATTGATGCTGCATGCGGTCAGCTGCGTGCGAAGGAACGTAAAGAAGAGACGAGGTGA
- a CDS encoding Stp1/IreP family PP2C-type Ser/Thr phosphatase: MQIAFQTDVGMVRKHNEDSGEVFTKGEHFLAVIADGMGGHKAGDIASQEALKVMKEAWSQFEENMENVKEWIQNVLKDTNKHIFDFSQKNPETRGMGTTVVAALGTNKEVTVAHIGDSRCYLYSNGELKRVTDDHSLVQELVKSGQITEDEAEIHPRRNMIMKAVGTDETVEAEFNTITWQNGDYLLLCSDGLSDKVSSKRIQEVFQDPLESVTEKVERLITWAKDAGGEDNITAILIQNSSDTDTKGEAIT; the protein is encoded by the coding sequence ATGCAAATTGCCTTTCAAACAGATGTTGGAATGGTAAGGAAGCATAATGAAGACAGCGGGGAAGTGTTCACAAAGGGTGAACACTTTCTTGCAGTTATCGCAGATGGTATGGGTGGACATAAAGCAGGCGATATCGCTAGTCAAGAAGCCCTGAAAGTGATGAAAGAAGCATGGTCTCAATTTGAAGAAAACATGGAAAACGTGAAAGAATGGATTCAGAATGTTTTAAAAGACACGAATAAACATATCTTTGATTTTTCTCAGAAAAATCCTGAAACGAGAGGTATGGGCACTACAGTTGTGGCTGCTTTAGGTACCAATAAAGAAGTTACAGTCGCTCATATCGGTGACAGCCGATGTTATCTGTATTCGAATGGTGAGTTGAAACGAGTTACAGATGATCACTCACTTGTCCAAGAATTAGTGAAATCTGGTCAGATTACAGAGGATGAGGCGGAGATTCATCCAAGACGAAACATGATCATGAAAGCGGTGGGTACTGATGAAACCGTAGAAGCTGAGTTTAATACGATCACTTGGCAGAACGGTGACTATCTTTTGCTTTGTTCTGATGGTCTATCAGATAAAGTATCGTCTAAACGGATTCAAGAAGTATTTCAAGATCCTTTGGAATCTGTTACTGAGAAGGTAGAACGATTGATCACTTGGGCAAAAGATGCCGGTGGAGAAGATAACATTACTGCTATCCTTATACAGAATAGTTCTGACACAGACACAAAAGGGGAAGCAATAACATGA
- the pknB gene encoding Stk1 family PASTA domain-containing Ser/Thr kinase, with amino-acid sequence MIGKRVSGRYKLLEVIGDGGMAIVYRAKDLILDRDVAVKVLRSEFNKDEDFIRRFKREAESATSLNHPNIVSIYDVGEDEEIYFIVMEYVQGKTLKQYIKEHGKISVEESLHIMKQIVSGMAVAHDHGIIHRDIKPHNILITDNGTAKLTDFGIALAITSATITHTNSILGSVHYFSPEQARGGIANAKSDIYSFGAVLYEMVTGRVPFVGDSPVSVALKHLQENVIEPRRLNPEIPQSVENIVLKSLAKNPLKRYDSADELLSDMNSALDPDRMYEQKWNEESEEDEKTKYIPPIVVPPVETPVQKVEAGTEKAKEDKTEKPKKKRNWWLILLISLLLLGGAGIAAFTMMPSIFYVEEVSVPDVVGEEYVDAFDSLRAEGLEVKRQEVFDPEIEEGLVVRQDPTPGTKVKQQAIVTLFVSKGPEKENMPDVEGYNIEDAKERLKEDGFTQININYEESDSEPEGTVLEQSPDRDEKVTPAETEVTLTVSSGTPTVQVENLIGASEQDVKTFADNAGLTVEFSKEFSDTVEKGRVISQNPSPFTQVEKGATISVVLSDGPESVEEEPPPAEEEPPAEDRTVTKDIEVKLDKKDKREPVTVKIVYSDKNASNEVFVEEQITDKKKYKLPLTIAEGGSASYVVYVNGQEEESETINYDDVKSASGRMSRDDQEGDDGD; translated from the coding sequence ATGATAGGAAAAAGAGTCAGTGGCCGCTACAAGCTTTTAGAAGTTATTGGTGACGGCGGAATGGCCATCGTTTATCGAGCAAAAGATTTAATCTTAGATAGAGATGTAGCAGTAAAAGTTCTGCGCTCAGAGTTTAATAAAGACGAAGATTTCATCAGACGATTTAAAAGAGAAGCGGAATCAGCAACAAGTCTTAACCACCCGAACATTGTGAGCATCTATGATGTTGGAGAAGATGAAGAGATCTATTTTATCGTGATGGAGTATGTGCAGGGAAAAACATTAAAGCAATACATAAAAGAACATGGAAAAATATCGGTAGAAGAATCTTTGCACATTATGAAGCAGATCGTTTCTGGGATGGCGGTCGCTCATGATCATGGAATCATTCATCGCGATATTAAACCGCATAATATATTAATTACAGATAACGGAACGGCTAAGTTAACAGACTTTGGGATCGCGCTCGCCATCACTTCAGCTACGATCACGCATACAAACTCTATACTGGGTTCTGTTCATTACTTTTCACCTGAACAAGCTAGAGGAGGTATCGCGAACGCAAAATCGGATATCTACTCGTTTGGAGCTGTACTCTATGAAATGGTTACTGGGAGAGTGCCGTTCGTAGGAGATTCACCGGTTTCTGTTGCGTTAAAGCATCTACAAGAAAACGTGATCGAACCGCGAAGGTTGAATCCTGAAATCCCACAAAGTGTAGAGAACATTGTATTAAAATCGTTGGCGAAAAATCCTTTAAAAAGATACGACAGTGCTGATGAATTGTTGAGCGATATGAATTCAGCACTAGATCCAGATCGTATGTATGAACAAAAGTGGAACGAGGAAAGCGAGGAAGATGAAAAAACGAAGTATATTCCTCCTATCGTCGTACCTCCAGTTGAAACACCTGTGCAAAAAGTGGAAGCTGGTACAGAAAAAGCGAAAGAAGATAAGACCGAAAAACCCAAGAAAAAACGAAACTGGTGGCTTATTTTACTTATCTCCCTTTTATTATTAGGTGGAGCGGGTATTGCTGCTTTTACGATGATGCCTTCTATCTTTTATGTTGAAGAGGTCAGTGTTCCAGATGTCGTAGGAGAAGAATATGTCGATGCTTTTGATAGCTTGAGAGCCGAAGGGCTGGAAGTGAAACGGCAGGAAGTATTTGATCCAGAGATCGAAGAAGGTCTTGTAGTAAGACAAGACCCAACGCCTGGAACGAAAGTGAAACAGCAGGCAATTGTTACGTTATTCGTATCAAAAGGACCTGAAAAAGAAAATATGCCTGATGTTGAAGGGTATAATATTGAAGATGCAAAAGAACGATTAAAAGAAGATGGCTTCACCCAGATCAATATCAACTATGAAGAATCAGATTCTGAACCAGAAGGAACCGTACTGGAGCAAAGTCCTGATCGTGATGAAAAAGTAACACCTGCAGAAACGGAAGTAACACTAACAGTCAGTTCTGGGACACCAACGGTTCAAGTTGAGAACTTGATCGGTGCATCTGAACAAGATGTAAAAACGTTTGCTGACAATGCTGGACTGACAGTTGAATTTTCAAAAGAGTTCTCTGATACCGTTGAAAAAGGCAGAGTCATCTCGCAAAACCCTTCTCCTTTTACTCAAGTTGAAAAAGGGGCTACGATTTCTGTTGTACTTTCAGATGGTCCAGAATCAGTAGAAGAAGAACCACCGCCAGCTGAAGAGGAACCACCTGCAGAAGATCGAACGGTCACAAAAGATATTGAAGTTAAGTTAGATAAGAAGGACAAAAGAGAACCAGTTACAGTTAAGATCGTATATTCAGACAAGAATGCATCGAATGAAGTGTTTGTTGAAGAACAGATAACCGACAAAAAGAAATACAAATTGCCTCTAACGATTGCTGAAGGAGGTTCTGCTTCTTACGTTGTATATGTTAACGGACAAGAAGAGGAATCTGAGACGATCAATTATGATGATGTAAAGAGTGCTAGTGGACGAATGAGTAGAGATGATCAGGAAGGGGACGATGGTGATTAA
- the rsgA gene encoding ribosome small subunit-dependent GTPase A, with the protein MPEGRIVKALAGFYYVKENGKSEVFQCRGRGNFRKKKVNPLVGDWVEYESSNITDGYILDVKERRNELVRPPIANVDQAILVFSATEPDFSTLLLDRFLVHIEANDILPVICISKMDLIQKPDEMKEINHYIETYKTLGYEVIPTSTKTDDSLEMFYPLFKDKVTVFAGQSGVGKSSLLNAINPELMLETNEISSHLGRGKHTTRHVELILFGNGLVADTPGFSSLDFLNIEAEDLSMYFPEMNELRGDCKFRGCSHTSEPKCAVKKGVEDGDVPKFRYDHYVSFLQEIKDQKRRY; encoded by the coding sequence ATGCCTGAAGGAAGAATTGTTAAAGCGCTCGCCGGCTTTTATTACGTTAAGGAAAACGGGAAATCCGAAGTTTTTCAATGCAGAGGAAGAGGGAACTTTCGCAAAAAGAAAGTAAATCCATTAGTAGGAGACTGGGTGGAATACGAGTCAAGCAACATTACAGATGGATACATTCTTGATGTGAAGGAACGCAGAAACGAGTTAGTTCGGCCTCCTATCGCAAACGTTGACCAAGCCATTCTTGTTTTTTCGGCTACCGAACCGGATTTTAGCACACTATTGCTCGACCGCTTCCTTGTTCATATAGAAGCGAACGACATCTTGCCTGTTATCTGTATCTCGAAGATGGATCTTATACAGAAACCGGATGAAATGAAAGAGATCAACCATTACATTGAGACGTACAAAACTTTAGGTTATGAAGTTATTCCAACTTCGACCAAAACTGATGATAGCCTTGAGATGTTTTATCCGCTTTTCAAAGACAAAGTTACGGTCTTTGCAGGGCAGTCTGGTGTAGGTAAATCTTCTCTTTTAAATGCGATCAATCCAGAGCTTATGCTCGAAACAAACGAGATCTCGAGTCATCTAGGTCGAGGAAAACATACGACTCGTCATGTTGAACTCATTCTTTTCGGTAACGGCTTGGTAGCTGACACTCCAGGATTTAGTTCATTAGACTTTTTAAACATTGAAGCTGAAGACTTGTCGATGTACTTTCCAGAGATGAACGAGCTTCGTGGCGATTGCAAGTTCAGAGGCTGCTCACATACGTCAGAACCAAAATGTGCGGTTAAAAAGGGTGTAGAGGACGGAGATGTTCCAAAGTTCCGCTATGACCATTACGTTAGTTTTTTACAAGAAATTAAAGATCAAAAACGGAGGTACTGA
- the rpe gene encoding ribulose-phosphate 3-epimerase — translation MIKIAPSILSADFSRLGDDIKAVEEAGADYIHVDVMDGHFVPNITIGPLVVQAIRPVTKLPLDVHLMIENPDRYIEEFAKAGADIISVHVEASPHLHRTIQLIKQQGVKAGVVINPATPVDSIKHILQDVDLVLLMTVNPGFGGQAFIESVVPKIKEVSDLVKTQGLNVEIEVDGGVNPKTARLCVEAGANVLVAGSAIYGKQDLRGAIEAIRGV, via the coding sequence ATGATTAAAATAGCTCCTTCCATTCTGTCGGCTGACTTTTCAAGGTTAGGCGATGATATAAAAGCTGTTGAAGAAGCAGGTGCAGACTATATACATGTTGATGTGATGGATGGCCATTTCGTCCCGAACATCACGATTGGACCGCTTGTCGTTCAAGCGATACGACCGGTTACGAAACTTCCATTAGATGTACATCTCATGATTGAAAATCCTGATCGATACATTGAAGAATTTGCTAAAGCGGGTGCTGATATTATTTCTGTACACGTAGAAGCATCACCGCATCTTCATCGAACGATTCAACTTATTAAACAACAGGGTGTAAAAGCGGGTGTAGTTATAAATCCAGCTACTCCAGTCGATTCGATCAAACATATACTCCAAGATGTTGATCTTGTGTTGTTGATGACTGTAAATCCTGGTTTTGGTGGACAAGCGTTCATTGAGAGCGTAGTGCCAAAGATTAAAGAAGTTTCCGATCTAGTAAAGACACAAGGATTGAACGTTGAGATCGAAGTTGACGGTGGCGTGAATCCAAAAACCGCTCGTCTTTGTGTCGAAGCAGGTGCGAATGTATTAGTTGCTGGTTCTGCCATTTACGGGAAGCAAGATTTAAGGGGTGCAATAGAAGCCATTCGTGGTGTATAA
- the thiT gene encoding energy-coupled thiamine transporter ThiT: MKTNNISLLTEIAIMSALSLILGLIKFAGPWPQGGSVSLEMVPIFLMAFRRGLKAGVLTGLAVGLLQLLVNPYVIHPAQMILDYPLAFALAGVAGAFAPSISQSASKRTFLMVTGIFVGCLLRTISHVFSGVIFFSDLAEEMNIWLYSFLYNGSFMVVIFAITALVVILLTNTAPKLLHAARNGHHQAA, encoded by the coding sequence ATGAAAACAAACAACATTTCATTATTAACAGAAATCGCTATCATGTCTGCATTATCTTTGATCTTAGGTTTGATTAAGTTTGCAGGTCCTTGGCCACAAGGTGGTTCTGTTTCGTTAGAGATGGTTCCGATTTTTTTAATGGCGTTTAGAAGAGGATTGAAGGCAGGAGTCCTTACAGGCTTAGCTGTTGGGCTCTTACAGCTACTTGTGAATCCTTATGTGATCCACCCCGCTCAGATGATTCTAGACTATCCTTTAGCGTTTGCTTTAGCAGGCGTTGCGGGGGCATTCGCGCCATCTATCTCTCAAAGTGCAAGCAAGAGAACGTTCTTGATGGTTACAGGAATCTTCGTAGGGTGCTTGTTAAGAACCATCTCTCACGTCTTTTCAGGGGTTATCTTTTTTAGCGATTTAGCAGAAGAGATGAACATATGGCTTTATTCGTTCTTATATAACGGATCATTCATGGTCGTTATCTTCGCGATTACGGCGCTAGTTGTTATTCTATTAACGAATACAGCACCGAAACTACTACACGCCGCACGTAATGGTCATCACCAAGCAGCATGA
- a CDS encoding thiamine diphosphokinase has translation MKISIVAGGPEHLIPDLKPYDLKRNHIWIGVDRGTLFLLKDGIFPQHAFGDFDSVSSDERKIILDSSIKVNQYRSEKDATDMELALEWALKQNPEQILIFGATGGRLDHELMNIQLLYRSLRVRTDVKIIDNRNEISLHLPGCYDIEQDQGYSYISFLAQSEEVTGITLVGFKYPLEQANLQAGSSLCVSNELVNKSGTYSFDSGIILMVKSRD, from the coding sequence ATGAAGATAAGCATCGTCGCAGGTGGTCCTGAACATCTGATCCCCGATCTAAAGCCCTATGATCTCAAGAGGAATCACATTTGGATCGGAGTCGACAGAGGAACGCTCTTTCTATTAAAAGATGGCATCTTCCCACAGCATGCATTTGGCGATTTTGATTCTGTTTCTAGTGATGAGAGAAAAATTATTTTAGACTCATCCATAAAAGTAAATCAATATCGATCAGAAAAAGATGCTACAGACATGGAGCTCGCACTAGAGTGGGCGTTGAAACAGAACCCAGAACAAATACTCATATTCGGTGCGACTGGTGGAAGGTTAGATCATGAATTGATGAACATCCAATTATTATATCGATCTCTGAGAGTACGTACAGACGTTAAAATTATTGATAACAGGAATGAAATCTCTCTCCATTTACCGGGATGTTATGATATTGAGCAGGATCAAGGATATTCATACATCTCATTTCTGGCTCAAAGTGAAGAAGTGACAGGCATAACTTTAGTGGGATTTAAATATCCGTTAGAACAAGCTAACCTTCAGGCTGGATCATCATTATGTGTTTCCAATGAGCTTGTAAATAAAAGTGGTACTTATTCTTTTGACTCCGGCATAATATTGATGGTAAAGAGCCGTGATTAA
- the spoVM gene encoding stage V sporulation protein SpoVM, whose translation MKFYTIKLPKFLGGFVRAVLGSFKKG comes from the coding sequence ATGAAATTTTATACCATTAAACTTCCTAAATTCTTGGGAGGCTTCGTACGTGCCGTCTTAGGTTCTTTCAAAAAAGGATAA
- the rpmB gene encoding 50S ribosomal protein L28 has protein sequence MARKCFITGKGPKTGNKRSHAMNKSKKSWGANVQKVRILVDGKPKRVYVSARALKSGKVERV, from the coding sequence ATGGCTCGTAAATGTTTTATTACTGGAAAAGGACCTAAAACTGGTAACAAGCGTTCTCACGCAATGAACAAATCAAAGAAAAGCTGGGGAGCTAACGTCCAAAAGGTTCGTATTCTTGTGGACGGAAAGCCTAAACGCGTATACGTATCTGCTCGTGCCCTTAAATCTGGCAAAGTTGAACGTGTATAA
- a CDS encoding Asp23/Gls24 family envelope stress response protein, protein MSIEMKTTYGQIDISNEVIATIAGGAAIDCYGIVGMASRKQLKDGITELLGRENFSRGIVVRQEEDEVHIDMYIIVSYGTKISEVAHNVQNKVKYTLDQMLGLAVDSVNIYVQGVRVTTP, encoded by the coding sequence ATGTCCATTGAAATGAAAACAACCTATGGTCAAATTGATATTTCTAATGAAGTAATTGCAACTATCGCCGGTGGAGCCGCAATCGATTGTTACGGAATTGTTGGCATGGCATCAAGAAAGCAATTAAAGGATGGAATAACTGAGCTTTTAGGACGTGAAAATTTCTCCCGAGGGATCGTTGTTCGACAAGAAGAAGATGAAGTGCATATTGATATGTACATCATCGTTAGTTATGGAACAAAGATTTCTGAAGTGGCTCATAACGTTCAGAACAAAGTGAAATATACCCTGGATCAAATGCTTGGTTTGGCGGTTGACTCAGTCAATATCTACGTTCAGGGTGTCAGGGTGACAACCCCTTAG
- a CDS encoding DAK2 domain-containing protein, giving the protein MSLKVLDGKKFSKMVLEGASNLTRNAAMVDALNVFPVPDGDTGTNMNLTITSGAKEVEKNTSNQIGAVASAFAKGLLMGARGNSGVILSQLFRGFSKSIEGKETINAAEFANAFDKGVETAYKAVMKPVEGTILTVAKDAARKAVKEAKKSDDILYIMKELVKESKASLNRTPDLLPVLKEVGVVDSGGQGLVTVYEGFLAVLEGKELPKVSVNAPSMGELVNAEHHKAQMHMKTEDIHFGYCTEFMVRFEDKKIKNNPFDEINFRNELSQHGDSLLVVADEDVVKVHIHTEQPGNMLTLAHRYGSLINIKIENMREQHSAILESEHEVIPSYSQPASEKKKEYGIVTVAMGEGIEEMFSSMGASVIQGGQTMNPSTEDIVKAIAEVNAEKVFILPNNSNIIMASEQAASVVDEEVVIIRTKTVPQGIASILAFNPSADIAENEKKMNEAITSVKSGQVTYAVRDTSIDGVEIAKGDFMGISEGKILTSKADKQEVTKELLSNMLDEDSEIVTIIYGEDSSEEEAQELAEFIEEKYPDAEAEIHNGKQPIYSFILSVE; this is encoded by the coding sequence GTGTCTTTAAAAGTATTAGATGGAAAAAAGTTTTCAAAAATGGTACTCGAGGGTGCTTCAAACTTAACAAGAAATGCAGCAATGGTCGACGCACTTAATGTTTTCCCTGTACCAGATGGTGATACAGGAACGAACATGAATCTAACGATTACTTCTGGTGCAAAAGAAGTAGAAAAAAACACTTCTAATCAAATCGGTGCTGTTGCCAGTGCTTTTGCAAAAGGCTTACTGATGGGAGCGCGCGGAAACTCTGGTGTTATCCTTTCACAATTGTTTAGAGGATTCTCTAAATCAATCGAAGGTAAAGAGACGATTAACGCTGCAGAATTTGCCAATGCATTTGATAAAGGTGTTGAAACGGCCTACAAAGCTGTTATGAAACCAGTTGAAGGTACGATCTTAACGGTAGCTAAAGATGCTGCAAGAAAGGCAGTTAAAGAAGCTAAAAAATCAGACGATATTCTATACATTATGAAAGAGCTTGTTAAAGAATCGAAAGCTTCCTTAAACCGTACACCAGATCTACTTCCTGTTTTGAAAGAAGTAGGTGTAGTTGATTCTGGTGGACAAGGGTTAGTCACTGTGTATGAAGGATTCTTAGCTGTACTAGAAGGCAAAGAACTGCCAAAAGTTTCAGTAAATGCACCTTCCATGGGTGAACTGGTCAACGCTGAGCATCATAAAGCTCAGATGCACATGAAAACCGAAGATATCCATTTTGGATATTGCACAGAGTTCATGGTAAGGTTCGAAGATAAAAAGATCAAAAATAACCCATTCGATGAGATCAACTTCCGTAATGAATTAAGTCAACATGGTGATTCATTGCTAGTTGTTGCTGATGAAGACGTGGTAAAGGTTCACATCCATACGGAACAACCTGGTAACATGCTAACACTAGCACATCGTTATGGTAGCTTGATCAACATTAAGATCGAAAACATGCGTGAGCAACATTCAGCGATTTTAGAGAGTGAGCATGAAGTAATCCCTTCGTACTCACAACCGGCTTCTGAAAAGAAAAAGGAATATGGTATCGTTACGGTAGCGATGGGTGAAGGAATCGAAGAGATGTTTTCATCAATGGGAGCATCAGTGATCCAAGGTGGACAAACGATGAACCCAAGTACTGAAGATATCGTAAAAGCAATTGCTGAAGTTAACGCAGAGAAAGTGTTCATCCTTCCGAACAACAGCAATATCATCATGGCATCTGAACAAGCTGCAAGTGTTGTTGATGAAGAGGTTGTCATCATCCGCACAAAAACAGTGCCACAAGGTATAGCTTCTATATTAGCTTTCAATCCTTCAGCTGATATAGCTGAGAATGAAAAGAAGATGAACGAAGCGATTACTTCTGTTAAGTCAGGCCAAGTTACTTATGCAGTTCGTGATACATCGATCGATGGTGTTGAAATTGCAAAAGGTGATTTTATGGGAATATCAGAAGGAAAGATTCTAACTTCCAAGGCGGACAAACAAGAAGTTACGAAAGAACTTCTTTCAAACATGCTTGATGAAGATTCAGAGATTGTTACGATCATCTATGGTGAAGATAGCTCTGAAGAAGAAGCACAAGAGCTTGCTGAATTTATTGAAGAAAAGTATCCCGATGCGGAAGCTGAAATTCATAATGGTAAGCAACCGATCTATTCTTTCATCTTATCCGTAGAGTAA
- the sdaAB gene encoding L-serine ammonia-lyase, iron-sulfur-dependent subunit beta gives MKYKSVFDIIGPIMIGPSSSHTAGAARIGRVARSLFGRKPKFATISFYGSFAKTYRGHGTDVAIVGGILDYDTFDTRIVDALTIAKQEGIDVKMTAEDAITDHPNTARVIIGDETDRIEVVGISIGGGKIEITELNGFELRLSGNHPALLIVHNDKYGAIAGVANILAKHEINIGHMEVSRKEKGKEALMVIEIDQNADEIIINELNSLPIVQQVVKIHD, from the coding sequence ATGAAATATAAAAGTGTATTTGATATTATCGGTCCCATTATGATTGGACCTTCTAGTTCACATACAGCTGGCGCTGCCCGTATCGGTCGAGTAGCCAGAAGCCTTTTCGGCAGAAAACCTAAATTTGCAACCATATCGTTTTATGGCTCTTTTGCTAAAACATATCGTGGTCACGGGACGGATGTTGCAATCGTCGGTGGAATCTTAGATTATGACACGTTTGATACTCGAATTGTGGATGCGCTTACAATCGCGAAGCAAGAAGGGATCGACGTTAAGATGACTGCTGAGGATGCGATTACAGACCACCCTAACACAGCTCGAGTGATTATTGGAGATGAAACAGACAGAATCGAAGTGGTCGGAATTTCGATCGGTGGTGGGAAGATCGAGATTACCGAACTTAATGGGTTTGAACTGCGATTATCCGGAAATCATCCAGCTCTTTTAATCGTTCACAATGATAAATATGGAGCGATAGCAGGAGTGGCAAACATATTAGCTAAGCATGAGATCAATATTGGTCATATGGAAGTATCAAGAAAAGAAAAAGGGAAAGAAGCATTGATGGTTATTGAGATCGATCAGAATGCAGATGAGATCATCATAAACGAACTAAATTCTCTCCCGATTGTTCAACAAGTAGTAAAGATACACGATTAA